From the Chryseobacterium fluminis genome, the window TTTATTGATAAAATAGGGTCTTATCCATATGAGAAAAACAAACCGTTAATTATCGGATGCTCGCTCATCATTATTGCCTGCCTTTTCGGTTTCAGACATGTCGGCTTTAATGAGGATATCGGAGATTTGAATTACATCCCTGAAGATCTAAAAATAAGTGAAGCAAAACTGGAAAAACTTTCAGATATCACCTCGAAATCCATTTATACCATTTCTTACGGAGATTCTGAAGACGAAGCATTAACACGAAACTCCCAGCTGAGCCGTTTCCTTGAGAAAGAGAAAAACAACGGTGTAATTTTAAGTTACAATTCAATTGGTAATGTGGTTTTATCGGAAAAAGACCAGCAAAAGAAAATCGATGACTGGAAAAAATTCTGGGATCCCTACAAAAAGAACCGGACGTTATCTGACCTGATCCGGAATGGGGATCAATTCGGCTTCAACCGTTCAGCGTTCGACCGGTTCAGTGAAAATTTAGATAAAGAATATTCTCCGCTATCCTTAAAAGAGTATTCCCAGGTAAAAGCTTTACAGATTTCTGAGTTTTTAAGCCATGAAGACGGTTTTTATACGGTGTCAAATGTGGTTAAACTTGACGAAAAGAAAAGAGATACCTTTATCAGGGAGGTGGAAAAACATCACGATGCTCTGGCGATCGACCGGCAGCAGATGAATGAAAACTTTTTGGGTTTGCTGAAAAAGGATTTCAACACATTGATCAATTATTCTCTTCTTGCCATTATCCTAACGATCATTGTTTTCTTCAGAAACTTTGAACTCACTGTTCTGACCATGTTTCCTATTGTCTTAACAGGAGTGGTCACTGCAGGAATGTTATATTTTTTAGGTCTGGAGCTGAATATTTTCAGTACGGTCGTCTGCACCCTTGTTTTCGGAGTGGGAGATGATTTCAGTATTTTCCTGACACAGGCGATGCAGAAGGAGCATACTACCGGGAAAAATGAACTGCCAACTTACAGGACTTCCATTATTCTGGCTGTTTTTACGACAATCTTATCCATCGGGTCACTGATTTTTGCCAAACATCCTGCTCTGCACTCATTGGCTTTGGTCGCACTGATCGGAATGTTTTCCGTGATCATCATTACCTCAACCCTGTATCCTTTCTGGTTCAGATTATTAATTACCAACAGAGCCAAAAAAGGTCTATCCCCTATTACCTTCAGGCTGCTTCTGAATTCTGGGCTGTCATTTTTATATTACGGGCTGGGCGGATTGCTGTTTTCTTTTATCGGAAGTATTTTCGTGAAAAATTCAAAAGGCAAAACATTAGACCTTATTAAATTAATAACGGCGAAGTTTTTAACTTCTGTGCTGTTTTCGAATCCATTTGTAAAGAAGAAGGTCATTAGAAATACAAAGGAGGATTTTAGTAAACCTGCAATCATTATTGCGAACCACACTTCTTTTCTGGATACCCTGGCGATCGCGATGGTGACTCACAAAATTGTTTATCTTGTGAATGACTGGGTCTACGAATCGCCGATTTTTGGAAAAATGGTGAGGGCCCTCGGTTTTTATCCTGTCTCTCAGGGAATTGAAAATGGGATGGAAAAGCTGAGAGAAAAAATAGATCAGGGATACTCGTTGGTCGTTTTTCCGGAAGCAGAGCGTTCTTATACCCATGATATCAAAAGGTTTCATAAAGGAGCTTTTTACCTGGCCGAACAGTTTGGACTGGATATTCTGCCTCTCTACATTCACGGAAATTCTGAAGTTCTTCCGAAAGGCGATTTTATTATTTATGACGGAGCCATTACCATAAAGGTAGGAGACCGGATCCCGAATGATGACATGAATTTCGGTAAGAATTATTCCGAGAGAACAAAAAAAATTAACGCCTGCTTCAGAAAAGAATTTGCCAGATTAAGAGATGAGCTCGAAGGCGAAGATTATTTTAAGAAGAAATTACTGCTGGCTTTTTTATATAAGGATGCAGAAGTAGTGAGAGCGGTTAAAGATGATTTTAACTCCCATAAATCTGTTTATTACGAAATGAATAAACAGATTCCGAAAGATGCGGTCATTCTGCACATAGCCAATGATTTCGGGCAAAAAGATATTATATTAACACTGCAGCAGGCAGGCAGAAAGATTTTCTCAGTCATTCAGGATGATGAGAAAAGGCAAATTGCCCAACAGCATTATTTAGTGCAGAAAAGAAAGATCAATTACAGAAAGAACACCCAAGACATTCCTGAAAATGTTAACGTTCTTTTAGTTTCCGATCCTGATTTCAACGGTAATGAATGGTCAGAATATCCTGAAACCGTTATTTTTGTAGGAACAAAAATAAGTTCGTTTGAGAATAGTAATTATCTCCTGAAATTCAGTTCAGAATCTTTAAAAGTATTTAGGTCCAAATAATAAATATGAAAAGCATATTTTTGTAAACGCTAAACGATATTAATGAAAAAGAATATACTCGTCATATATTACACTCAAACCGGACAGCTGGAAGATATCATTAAAAATATCGCCCGACCGTTTGAAGATAAAAACGATGAATATGAAGTAACGTATTATAACATCACGCTCAGGAAAGATTTTCCGTTTCCATGGCCCGGTGATGTCTTCTTTAATACTTTTCCGGAGTCTTATTTACAGATTCCCAGTGAGATTCTGCCACCACCGGAAGAAGTGCTGAATAAAAAGTTTGATCTTATCCTATTCGGATACCAGGTCTGGTATTTAACGCCGTCTATTCCTGTCATTTCCTTTCTGAAAAGTGGTTTTGCCCAAAATATACTGAAAGACACCCCTGTCATTACCATTTCTGCAACCAGAAATATGTGGATGCTTTCACAGGAAAAACTTAAGGTATACTTAAGAGATATGCAGGCTCAGCTTATAGGAAATATCGCCCTGGTAGACAGGCATGACAATTATACAAGTGTGCTGACGATCCTGCGCTGGCTGACAACAGGCCGGAAAGAAAAATCAGGACTGCTCCCTGCAGCCGGGATTTCAGACGAAGAAATTATCGGCTCGGTAAAATATGGTGAAATTATCGAAACCCATTTCCGTAAGAATGAGTTCAGTACTCTCCAGCCGGATCTGGTAAAAAACGGGGCCGTAGAAATAAGACCTTTCCTGGTAAGAGTGGAAAAAGTGGGAAATAAAATTTTTACCGTCTGGTCCAATCTTATTATCAAGAAAAAGAGAAGCGCCCATTGCTGATAAAATTCTTTAAAGTATATTTGATGGCCGCTATCTGGATTATTTCACCGATAGTTTTAGTTTTACACCTACTGACCACACCGATTTTTTGGTTTAAAAGAAAAAGACAGAGAGAATATTTACAAGGAATTAAATTAAAATAGAATGTACGACGTATTTATAACAAAAGCATCAACATACCTACCTAATGAACCTGTTTCTAATGATGAAATGGAAACGTATCTTGGTTATATAAATGGCGCTAAATCTAAAGCAAAGTCTATTATTTTAAGAAACAATAAAATTACGACCCGATATTATGCTTTAGATAAAGAAGGTAATCCTACCCACACCAATGCTCAGATTGCAGCGAACGCTGTAGAGGGACTTTTTGATGACCAGTTCAGAAAAGAAGACCTGGAGCTTCTTTCGGTAGGCACCTCTACTCCGGATCAAATCCAGCCGTCTCATGCATCAATGGTTCATGGCGAGCTTAATATCGGAAAACCTCTGGCAATTAACACGGCATCAGGACTTTGTAACTCAGGAATGAACGCACTGAACTATGGTTTTCTTTCCGTGAAAGCAGGAGTACATAAAAATGCAGTATGCCTGGGTTCTGAAAGGATGTCCGCATGGATGACTGCTGATAAATTTAATCACGAAGCTGAAAATTTAGCTTTATTAGAAGAAAGGCCCATTATTGCTTTCAAAAGAGAGTTCCTGAGATGGATGCTTTCTGACGGAGCCGGCGCTTTCCTGCTGGAAAATAAACCAAGGGAAAATGAAACAAATCTGAAATTAGAATGGATTGATTTCTACTCGTACGCTCATGAAATTGAAGCATGTATGTATGCAGGTTCCGAAAAGCAGGAGGACGGCAGCCTAAAATCGTGGGCAGATTACCCATCAGAAGAATGGCTGAAACAATCTATTTTTGCCTTAAAGCAGGACACTAAGATTTTAGATAAATATATTCTGGTAAAAGGAGCAGAAAGCTTAAGATCCTCTTTCGACAAACACGAGCTGGACCCGGAATCTATAGATCACGTTCTGGCACACATTTCTTCGGGTTACTTCAAAGAGGGACTGAAGGATGAATTTGCCAATGTAGGTTTGGATTTTCCATGGGAAAAATGGTTTTACAATCTTTCTGAAGTCGGAAATATCGGTGCCGGATCCATCTTCATCGCCCTAGAGCAACTGATGAATTCCGGGAATCTTAAAAAGGGAGAAAAAGTACTTCTCTGCGTTCCTGAAAGCGGAAGATTTTCATATTCCTGTGCTTTATTAACGGTTTGCTAATGGAAAATAATTTACCAACCACTGATCAGAATTTTGTGGAAAACTTAATTCCGCAGCGGTTTCCTTTTGTTATGGTTAATAGCATTGCCTCTTATTCCGAAAACCATCTGGTTTCAGGATTTGATATAAAAGAGGAGAATATTTTTGTTCAGGACGGTATTTTCCAGGCTTCAGGCCTTGTGGAACATCAGGCACAGAGCGTCGCGTTACACACAGGCTACAAATATTTTCTGTTAGGAAAAGAAGCTCCGACAGGATACATTGGTGCAATCAAATCTTTTGAGACCGAAAAATTGCCCAAAGTTGGAGATCAGTTGAAAACAGAAGTGACGATTCTGAACGAAATTATGGGAGTGACTTTGGTAGACGCAGTAACAAAACTGAATGATGAGGTCATTGCAAGTTCTCAGATGAAAACGGTTGTAAAATAAATATCAATGAAAATCAAGGAAGAAAGCACCATCAATATCCACCATTTTCTCCCGCATCGCGAACCGATGCTGATGGCAGATTATATTCTGGAATTGACTGAAGAAAAAGTGGTAACTTCCTTTGAAATTCTGGAAGACAATATTTTTGTTCATCATGGGAAATTTGCGGAAGCCGGTCTTATTGAAAATGCAGCGCAGACATGCTCTTCAATTCTCGGACAAAGCTTTTTTACAAATGATGAAGCAGAAACGAAAGTCATCGGATTTATTACCAACATCAAAAAAATTGAAATTTTTGCTTTGCCGAACGTTGGAGATCACATTATTTCCAAAGCATCCCTTATTTCTCAATTTGAAAATATCTGCAATATATTCTGTGAGACTTTTATGAATGACGAATTATTAATCAGAGCAGAGATCAACCTGTTTATCCAGCAGGTGGAATCATAAAAAAAGCTGACTTTAAATAGATAAGAGCTGTACAGTTTTGTGCAGCTTTTGTTATGTCAGGCGTTGCTGGTGTTACCAAATAAAAAAAGTGAGGTATCTCTACCCCACTTCAATCTGTATTTCATTAAGAATTAATATCCGAAGATCTCTTCAAGACTTACCTCTTTAAATTCTCCCATCTTATTAATAGATTCCATATTCAGGTTTTCTTTTTTCCCGATGATGGCTGTATTATATTTTAAGGGTTTAATTTCAGTGTCGTAAAAACTTGTCAGTTGTGGCAAAGTCAGACCCTGAATTTCGGCATATACATCTTTTCGGATATCATAATCAACACCCAGTTTTTTCAAGGCCAGCTGGTTAAAGAAAATATTTGTTCTGTTGATTCTGTTTGAAGCAATCTGTTTCAATGCAGATCCCTTCGAGTTTTCAAACTGTGCAGGAATTTGCGGAAGCTGTGCCATCAGATCATTCATTGCCGTAACCGCTAAAGGAAGTTTGTTGGACTGCGTTCCGATATAATTGGTCACATAATTCGGGTGGTTGATTTCGCTGGCATTCGCATAAGAAACATATGCAGAATAGGCCAGGGATTTACTTTCTCTGATCTCCTGGAACACAATAGAAGACAGTCCGCGGCCAAAATACTCATTGAAAAGATTAGCCTTACCGAAGTTTCCAAGATTCACATTGTTTCCTTTTGCAATTTTAGCCATCTCCATTTGTACCATATCATAGTTGGTAAAGTATACTTTCCCTTCAGTAGCAGGTTCAGCATATACTTTTGCTTTTGCAGGCTGTAGAGTCGTGTTGGCAATATAAGGTTTTACTGCTTTCTCTAAGTTCTTCTGATCTTTACCGTAGATGAAAACTTCATACGGATATTGATTCATGGTTTTGATTTTTGTCATCAGATCAGTTACATTGATGGCCTGCATACGCTCTTTAGAAACGATATCCGTCATTCGGGAATCTTTTCCGTATTTCGCATAATTGCTCAATGCATTCATGATTCTGGTTTTATCTTTTTTGGCAGATTCCCTGGCTTCAAGGATCGTTTTTACAGTCTGATCATAAATTCCCTTATCCGCCTTCACATTGGTCAGCCAATGGTTCATCAGCTTAACGCCTTTTTCCATATTGCTTTCAAGACCGCTCAGTGTGATGATCGTCTGATCATTTGATGTTCTGAAAGAATTTGAGATTCCCAATTTATAGAACTCTTCTTTCAGCTGCTCCGGAGTATATTTATCGGTTCCCAGATATTCCAGAGCTGTAATGGCCAGAGACAATTCTTTGTCGTTGTCTGTTCCGAACGGGAAGATATAATTTACCTGGGCAATTTCGTTATACTTATTTTTTACGAAACTTACTTTTTTATCCTTGATCTGAGAAGTCTGGATCGCTGTTTTATAATCTATAAATTCAGGCTTGATCTCTGCCGGTTTGGTCGCCAGAATATCCTTCAGGAAAGGTGACTGTGCTCCTCTGTTCAGTTCAATAGGAGTAATTCCCGGGTTTTCAACGCGAACCAGCTTATCATTCACTCCTTTTTCCTTATATACAACGACATAATTGTCCTTGAAAAACTCATTTGCGAATTTTACGATGTCTGCTTTTGAAATCTTCTCATATTCGTTAATCTCATCCAGTTCCTGCTGCCAGGTTCTTTCATGGATATAAGTATCATAAAGATTGGTCGCAAGCCCATCTGCTGTTTCCCAGGTCTTCATTCTCTGAACCTTCTTATCATTTACGATCGCTTTCAGCATCCAGTCCGGAAACTGTCCTTTTTTAACTAAACCGATCTGATCCAACAATAATTTTTTAGCATCATCAAAACTCTGCCCTTCTTTCGGGGTCACCGTTAAAGCAAAAGATCCGTACATCTTAAACGGAGACTCGTAAGCTCCTGCACCCAGCGTTTTCTGTTTCTGATTAATATTAAGGTCAATCAGACCCGCGTCTCCCCTGTTGCTTAAGATTTCTGCAACCACATCAGCCAGTCTTGCCTCCTGCGTACCATACGAATCGGTTCTCCAGGCCATCGTCATTCTTGCTGTAGAAGGGCTTTTCACGGTTCTGGTTACAACAGAGGTCATCGGAGATTCCGTGACCATCTTTTTCATTGGCAGTTCTTTGTATTTGAATGCTCCGAAATACTGATCAACCAGTTTTATGGTCTTATCAAAATCCAGATCACCAACCAGTACGACGGCCATATTGTTAGGAACATAATAGGTATCAAAATACTTATGAATCGCTACCATCGACGGGCTTTTCAGATGCTCGGAAGTTCCGATGGTGGTCTGCTGCCCGTTGGGATGTTTTGGGAAAAGTGCTTCCATTAAAGCATAATTTACCAGACGCCCGTCATTATCCTGAGCTCTGTTGTATTCTTCATATACCGCCTCCAGTTCAGTATGGAAAAGTCTTAAGACCAATTCGGAAAAACGTTCTTTTTCCACTTTAAGCCATTTTTCAAGCTCATTGGCAGGAATATTATTTTTATAAACGGTCTCATCCAACCAGGTGTGAGCATTCGTACCTGTTGCTCCAAGAGATGAAATAGCTTTATCATACTCATTTGCAATGGCATATTTTGATGCCTGCTGAGAAACTTCATCGATCTTTTTATATAATTCTTTTTTCTTTACAGGATCCTTTTCAGCCTTGTGCTGCTCATAAAGATCAGAAATCTTCTGAAGAAGAACCTTTTCTTTTGCCCAGTCCTGAGTTCCCAGATGAGAAGTTCCTTTGAACACCATGTGCTCCAGGTAATGAGCCAGTCCTGTATTATCATTGGGATCGTTATTTGACCCTGTTCTTACCGGAATATAAGTCTGAATTCTTGGGGCATCTTCATTTTTGGCAAGATATACTTTCAATCCGTTCTTTAAAGTGTAAACCCTTACCCCGGACTGGTCATTCTTCACCGTTTCATACGAGTAGCCCTGTGGGTCAGTGAGAGTCTGAGTTTCAAATTTCTGAGCCATTGCACTCAACATACAGAAGAGTGAAACAGAAATAAAAAATTTCTTCATAAAATTATTTGTTAATCAAATTTTCTTGATCTATTAGTGTCATCTAATCGTTTATTTG encodes:
- a CDS encoding MMPL family transporter, translated to MHRFFIYLYYLICKNRLLSVFFAVGVAVICVFFASKINFEEDINQIIPKSEKSDLTAKVLKQLNFSDKIIVIIENKSKEDHYQLSETADLFLTKTEPLQKYMSSVQGKINDNEISETFDFVNQNLPLFLNEADYREIEHKLQKDSIARQVENNYISLVSPTSLVTKEFIKKDPLGITFLGIKKLNALNISKDFKLEDNYIVTRDGKNLLLFIEPKNKSNDTKNNEAFVDELNKIKDHLNTRFKGKTEVSYFGSPIIAVANAQQIKKDIQNTVAISMTVLLILLIYYFRNFFTPVIVFLPTVFSVLLALLILYFIKDKISAISLSVGAILIGITIDYALHILTHYKHNNNIEELYKEITQPIILSSATTAVSFLCLVFVRSEALKDLGLFAAITVILSAVTALIIVPQLYIPKKKGFEPNANFIDKIGSYPYEKNKPLIIGCSLIIIACLFGFRHVGFNEDIGDLNYIPEDLKISEAKLEKLSDITSKSIYTISYGDSEDEALTRNSQLSRFLEKEKNNGVILSYNSIGNVVLSEKDQQKKIDDWKKFWDPYKKNRTLSDLIRNGDQFGFNRSAFDRFSENLDKEYSPLSLKEYSQVKALQISEFLSHEDGFYTVSNVVKLDEKKRDTFIREVEKHHDALAIDRQQMNENFLGLLKKDFNTLINYSLLAIILTIIVFFRNFELTVLTMFPIVLTGVVTAGMLYFLGLELNIFSTVVCTLVFGVGDDFSIFLTQAMQKEHTTGKNELPTYRTSIILAVFTTILSIGSLIFAKHPALHSLALVALIGMFSVIIITSTLYPFWFRLLITNRAKKGLSPITFRLLLNSGLSFLYYGLGGLLFSFIGSIFVKNSKGKTLDLIKLITAKFLTSVLFSNPFVKKKVIRNTKEDFSKPAIIIANHTSFLDTLAIAMVTHKIVYLVNDWVYESPIFGKMVRALGFYPVSQGIENGMEKLREKIDQGYSLVVFPEAERSYTHDIKRFHKGAFYLAEQFGLDILPLYIHGNSEVLPKGDFIIYDGAITIKVGDRIPNDDMNFGKNYSERTKKINACFRKEFARLRDELEGEDYFKKKLLLAFLYKDAEVVRAVKDDFNSHKSVYYEMNKQIPKDAVILHIANDFGQKDIILTLQQAGRKIFSVIQDDEKRQIAQQHYLVQKRKINYRKNTQDIPENVNVLLVSDPDFNGNEWSEYPETVIFVGTKISSFENSNYLLKFSSESLKVFRSK
- a CDS encoding dialkylrecorsinol condensing enzyme DarA; protein product: MKKNILVIYYTQTGQLEDIIKNIARPFEDKNDEYEVTYYNITLRKDFPFPWPGDVFFNTFPESYLQIPSEILPPPEEVLNKKFDLILFGYQVWYLTPSIPVISFLKSGFAQNILKDTPVITISATRNMWMLSQEKLKVYLRDMQAQLIGNIALVDRHDNYTSVLTILRWLTTGRKEKSGLLPAAGISDEEIIGSVKYGEIIETHFRKNEFSTLQPDLVKNGAVEIRPFLVRVEKVGNKIFTVWSNLIIKKKRSAHC
- a CDS encoding beta-ketoacyl-ACP synthase III; the encoded protein is MYDVFITKASTYLPNEPVSNDEMETYLGYINGAKSKAKSIILRNNKITTRYYALDKEGNPTHTNAQIAANAVEGLFDDQFRKEDLELLSVGTSTPDQIQPSHASMVHGELNIGKPLAINTASGLCNSGMNALNYGFLSVKAGVHKNAVCLGSERMSAWMTADKFNHEAENLALLEERPIIAFKREFLRWMLSDGAGAFLLENKPRENETNLKLEWIDFYSYAHEIEACMYAGSEKQEDGSLKSWADYPSEEWLKQSIFALKQDTKILDKYILVKGAESLRSSFDKHELDPESIDHVLAHISSGYFKEGLKDEFANVGLDFPWEKWFYNLSEVGNIGAGSIFIALEQLMNSGNLKKGEKVLLCVPESGRFSYSCALLTVC
- a CDS encoding ABC transporter permease, whose amino-acid sequence is MKIKEESTINIHHFLPHREPMLMADYILELTEEKVVTSFEILEDNIFVHHGKFAEAGLIENAAQTCSSILGQSFFTNDEAETKVIGFITNIKKIEIFALPNVGDHIISKASLISQFENICNIFCETFMNDELLIRAEINLFIQQVES
- a CDS encoding M16 family metallopeptidase, with protein sequence MKKFFISVSLFCMLSAMAQKFETQTLTDPQGYSYETVKNDQSGVRVYTLKNGLKVYLAKNEDAPRIQTYIPVRTGSNNDPNDNTGLAHYLEHMVFKGTSHLGTQDWAKEKVLLQKISDLYEQHKAEKDPVKKKELYKKIDEVSQQASKYAIANEYDKAISSLGATGTNAHTWLDETVYKNNIPANELEKWLKVEKERFSELVLRLFHTELEAVYEEYNRAQDNDGRLVNYALMEALFPKHPNGQQTTIGTSEHLKSPSMVAIHKYFDTYYVPNNMAVVLVGDLDFDKTIKLVDQYFGAFKYKELPMKKMVTESPMTSVVTRTVKSPSTARMTMAWRTDSYGTQEARLADVVAEILSNRGDAGLIDLNINQKQKTLGAGAYESPFKMYGSFALTVTPKEGQSFDDAKKLLLDQIGLVKKGQFPDWMLKAIVNDKKVQRMKTWETADGLATNLYDTYIHERTWQQELDEINEYEKISKADIVKFANEFFKDNYVVVYKEKGVNDKLVRVENPGITPIELNRGAQSPFLKDILATKPAEIKPEFIDYKTAIQTSQIKDKKVSFVKNKYNEIAQVNYIFPFGTDNDKELSLAITALEYLGTDKYTPEQLKEEFYKLGISNSFRTSNDQTIITLSGLESNMEKGVKLMNHWLTNVKADKGIYDQTVKTILEARESAKKDKTRIMNALSNYAKYGKDSRMTDIVSKERMQAINVTDLMTKIKTMNQYPYEVFIYGKDQKNLEKAVKPYIANTTLQPAKAKVYAEPATEGKVYFTNYDMVQMEMAKIAKGNNVNLGNFGKANLFNEYFGRGLSSIVFQEIRESKSLAYSAYVSYANASEINHPNYVTNYIGTQSNKLPLAVTAMNDLMAQLPQIPAQFENSKGSALKQIASNRINRTNIFFNQLALKKLGVDYDIRKDVYAEIQGLTLPQLTSFYDTEIKPLKYNTAIIGKKENLNMESINKMGEFKEVSLEEIFGY